Part of the Cystobacter ferrugineus genome, CCCCTTCTCCCCCCCGTGACGGCCTGGCCCCCCTTCCTGGCCGTCCCGTCACGAGCTCCCCTCCCGGAGCCGCCTCCCCCTGCCCCCGCGGCACCGTCCCCCCGCTCGCGACAGGAAGCCTTAGCAGCCGCCGTGCCGGGCTCCTCGCGAAGAGCGACCCCTCGACTTTTCAAGGGCTTGGCGCCACGCCCTCGAGGAGAAGGGAAAGCGTCGGCCCTCGGGAGGGAAAACTCCTTCCCTCATCGGAGCGCGGCCTTCTCTCCTTCTGACTCCGGGCGGCGGGCTCAGGCCTCGCCGGTGGGAGGACGGAGGACTCGGAGCAGGTGCTGGGCCAGCAGGTCGCGCGTGGCGCGTTGCAACTCGCCGAGCAGGACGTGGAGTCCCTCGGCCGAGCCGTCCTGCACGTCGCGCACACGCTCCTCGTTGCCGTCGAAGACCCGCAGGCGCCCGGGCACCAGGGTGATGAGGGGCTGGCGCGGGTAGCGCCGCTTGAGCAGGCCCAGCATCAGCGGATGGTCCTCGTCCGGCCGGCGCGCATCCACCACCACCAGGGCCGGCTCCTCATCCGCGAGGGTGTCCAGCACCTCGTCCGCGTCCGACAGGGCAATCACCCGCAGATCGGGCTCCGCCAGGAGGCGGGACAGCAACTCCCGGGAGGGCCGGTGGGGGCTGAGGATGACGAGGCGGCGCATGGAGGCGCGCAGGCTAGAGGCTTCCGGGCTCGAAGAGGAGACTCTCGACGCCTTCGTTCTCCCGTGGACCGCCGATGTCCACTTCCCCCCTCGTCCAGCATGCGAGCCTGCGTGCGCCTCCGAGCCACCCCACCCTACACCGATCCGCCAGGGGAGCGAGCGTCCGCTCCTTCGAGCAGCCAGCACCCGCGAATCAGGGCGACTTGGAAGGTCCTATGCTGGCGTGGGTTCGTAAATCGGGTTACTCCGAACTCCCCCCCTCTGCCGATGGCGACCGAACTCCACTTCGACTGCGGCACCCTGGTGGCGCCCACCCTGCCCGACGATGGCGCCCTGCGCGCCCTCTTCCAGCGGGATGCGCGCACGGGCGTGTACCGGAGCGAGGCGCGGCACTACCGGCGGGTGGTGTTGCGGCTGCGCGAGCTGGGCGAGCCCTACGAGGACCGGGCCCGGCGCTTCGAGCCGCTGGAGGTGGACCTGACGGCCCCGGTAGAGCCGTTTCCCCATCAGAAGGCCGCGCTGGAGGCCTGGCTCAAGGCCGGTGGGCGCGGACTGGTGGAGCTGCCCACCGGAGCCGGCAAGACGCTGCTGGCGGTGCTCGCCATCGTCCAGGTGAAGCGGCCCACGCTGGTGGTCGTCCCCACGTTGGATTTGATGACCCAGTGGCAGGGAGTGCTGTCGCGGCACCTGGGGCAGACGGTGGGCATGCTGGGCGGAGGGGTGAGTGATCGGCAACCCCTCACGGTGACGACGTACGACTCGGCGGCGATGCAGACGGAGTTCCACGGCAACCGCTTCGGACTGCTCGTGTGCGACGAGTGCCACCATCTCCCCGCGCCGAGCTACCGCTTCATCGCCGAGGGCTCGCTCGCGCCCTACCGGCTGGGCCTCACCGCCACCCTGGAGCGCACCGATGGGGGCGAGCGCGTGTGCGAGGAGCTGCTCGGGCCATTGGTGCACCGCACCGACATCCGCGAGTTGCAGGGGCGCTTCCTCGCCCCCTACGAGGTGCGCCGCATCGAGGTGCCCCTCACGCCCGAGGAGCAGACGCGGCACGACGAGGCGCGCAAGCTCTACCTCGGCTTCATCCGCCAGCGCGGCATCCGCTTCGACGTGCCCGAGGGCTGGGCACGCTTCCTCGCGGAGAGCCAGCGCACCGAGGAGGGCCGCGCCGCCTACCGGGCCTACCGCGAGCAGCGCCGCATCGCGCTCACCTCCAGCGCCAAGCTGGACGTGCTCTGGCGCGTGCTGCTCGAGCACCGCGAGGATCGCACGCTCGTCTTCACCGACGACAACGAGACCGTGTACACGCTGGCGCGGCGGCTGCTGCTCCCCGCGCTCACGCACCACACGCCCGTGCCCGAGCGCAAGGCACTGCTCGCCGCGTTCGCCAGCGGGGAGCTGCCCGTGCTGCTCACCTCGCGCGTGCTCAACGAGGGCGTGGACGTGCCGGAGGCGCGCGTGGGCGTGGTGCTCAGCGGCAGTGGCAGCGTGCGCGAGCACGTGCAGCGCCTGGGCCGCATCCTGCGCCAGCGCCCCGGCAAGCGCGCCCTCCTCTACGAAGTCTGCTCGGCGCAGACGGCCGAGTCCTCCATCAGCGAGCGCCGACGCCAGCACCGCGCCTACCAGGAAGAGGGGGGCGAGGCATGCTGACGCGCGAGCTGCTCCTCTTCCGCACGCGGGACGCGAAGCTGCGGCCCTCCTTCGTCCGGCGCGACGATCCGGGGCTGCTCGCGCTCGCGGGCGAGCTCATCGCCAGCGTGGAGGCGGGACGTGGCCACTCGCGCGACGAGGTGGAGGAGGCCCTGGCGCTGCAGGCCGGCGCCCATGCGCGGCCCAAGGTGGCGCGGGGGCTCGTGAAGCTGCTGGTGGACCGGATGCGCTTCGACGAGCCCGCCGAGGGGGCCGTCGAGGCGCGCGCGGCGGCCTTCCGGGAAGCGGCCCGGGTGCGGCTCGCCCTGCCCGCCGGCGCGTCCGTGGAGCACTACGAGGCACGGCTCGCCGCGCTGCTGCCCCAGCCCCTCTCCGAGCTGCGCGAGGCCCTCTATGCCGACCTCCCAGGTCACCGCGCCCTCCTGGACTGGGAGGCGCTCGGCTCCGCGGAGCTGTTGGATCGCTACAACCTCGCGCTCGCCCAGGGCCCGCTGTTCGACGCGCGGCGGCTGACGCTGCGGGCGCGGGCGCCAGAGCTGCTCCGGGTGCGCAAGGTGCTGCGCTGGCTCAAGTTCTGCCGGCTCGTGGCCGAGGTGCGGCGCGAGGGCGAGGACTGGGTGCTGGAGGTGGAAGGCCCCGGCGCCATGCTCTCGCTGCAGAAGAAGTACGGGCTGCAACTGGCGAGCTTCCTGTCGGTGGTGCCAGTGCTCGCCCGCTGGCAGCTCACCGCCGCCATTGAAACGCCCCGGCGCCGGGTGACGCTCGTGCTCGACGAGAAGGACCCCCTCGTGTCACCTCATGGGTCCGCGCTCGGCCACATCCCCCCGGAGGTGGCGTCGCTCGCCGAGGGCTTCGAGGACGCGGAGTGGGAATTGGATCTGCTGCCCCTGCCGCGCAACGTGGGAGCCACGGGGTTGTGCGTACCGGACGTCACCTTCCGTCACCGCCGGACGCGGCGAGAGGTGGCGCTGGAACTCTTCCATGCCTGGCACGCGGGCCCGCTGGCTCGGCGGTTGGAGGAGTTGCGATCGCGGCCAGATGAGGGATTGTTGCTGGGAGTAGACCGAGCGCTCGCCAAGGGTCCCCAGGAGCGCGAGACACTGGAGGCACACCCACAGGTGGTGCTCTTCCATGGTTTTCCATCGGCGAAGAGACTGCGCGCGAGGCTCTCTGCGTGAGACGACGCTCCTGCCTACCCGTTCTTCTGCCCCAGGTGCGCGGCCACCAGGCTCAGCACGCGCAGCGAGTTGCGATCCAACTGGCGGGCGCGCCGCATCAGGCGGCGCAGCTCCGCGGGCTCACTGGCCTCGGGAGGCGGCGCGGGAGGTGTCCAGGAAGCGGGACCCTCGGTGGACAATCCCAGGGCCTCATCCGCGGACAGGGACAGCACGGCACACAGCTTGCGGAAGGTGGGGACGCTCGGAAGCATGTTTCCCCGCTCCAGGCGCCCGTACACCTCCGTGGCGATACCGACTCGCTCCGCCACGTCTTCCTGTGTGAGGTTGAGGCGCTGCCGGGCTGCGCGCGCGCACTCTCCCAGCCTGGTTGCCAGCTTTTTTGCCATTGTCCCGGGACCCGAGTGGTTCACCGGTGGCAATATGACTCGGGAGGTTGGTTTCCCAGGACGACTGGGGTAGTATGTCCGTCCGAGGACCCATCACGTTACATACCCAGCCCGGGAGGTCCTGGATGACCGCGGACGCCACGCCCTCCTATCTCTTCGTCGACGAGGATCCGCTCCAGCTCTCCGCGCTGCGCCGGCTCCTGCGAGACGTGCCCGGCACCAAGCGCTCGGCGACGAGCGCGGAGGAGGCGCTGCGCATGGCGGAGGAGGAGCCCCCCTCGGTGGTCATCGCCGCGTACATCCTGCCGGGTATGGATGGGTTGTCATTGATCGCGGCCCTGCGCAGCCGCACGCCTGGAGTGCTCTGCGGTCTGCACACCACGCAGTTGCCGGGACGCGACATCATCCCGCCCGGCATCACCATCCTGCTCAAACCCTGTCCTCCGGAGCGCCTGCGCGCCTTCCTGCTGTCGGGCTCGGGCAACGCGCCGAAGTGAGCCGCCTCAGGACTTGTTCTTGGCCGCCTCTTCCATCTTCTTGCGCAGGCTCAAGGGGCGCATGTCCGTCCACACCTCCTTGATGTACTCGAGGCACTCGGCCTTCCGTCCCTGCTTGCCGGCCTCCTTCCAACCCAGGGGAAGCTCGCGGTCCGCGGGCCAGATGGAGTACTGCTCCTCGTGGTTGACCACGACCTTGTAGACGGTGGTGTCTTCGGCGTCGCTCATGCGGCGCATTCCACCCCGCCGGACCGGCGGGGGTCAATGGCCACGTGGACTTCGCCGTGAAGTGGTGAACCCAACCCGTGGAGTTGGAAGACGGGACTCGCGGGAAAGGGCCCGCGCGTACGCCAGGGCCACGCGGGTGAAGCGCGCGCCGGAAAGGCCCGTCACGTACTGGCGGACCATGGCGCGTGTGGCCCCCACGT contains:
- a CDS encoding response regulator produces the protein MRRLVILSPHRPSRELLSRLLAEPDLRVIALSDADEVLDTLADEEPALVVVDARRPDEDHPLMLGLLKRRYPRQPLITLVPGRLRVFDGNEERVRDVQDGSAEGLHVLLGELQRATRDLLAQHLLRVLRPPTGEA
- a CDS encoding DEAD/DEAH box helicase; its protein translation is MATELHFDCGTLVAPTLPDDGALRALFQRDARTGVYRSEARHYRRVVLRLRELGEPYEDRARRFEPLEVDLTAPVEPFPHQKAALEAWLKAGGRGLVELPTGAGKTLLAVLAIVQVKRPTLVVVPTLDLMTQWQGVLSRHLGQTVGMLGGGVSDRQPLTVTTYDSAAMQTEFHGNRFGLLVCDECHHLPAPSYRFIAEGSLAPYRLGLTATLERTDGGERVCEELLGPLVHRTDIRELQGRFLAPYEVRRIEVPLTPEEQTRHDEARKLYLGFIRQRGIRFDVPEGWARFLAESQRTEEGRAAYRAYREQRRIALTSSAKLDVLWRVLLEHREDRTLVFTDDNETVYTLARRLLLPALTHHTPVPERKALLAAFASGELPVLLTSRVLNEGVDVPEARVGVVLSGSGSVREHVQRLGRILRQRPGKRALLYEVCSAQTAESSISERRRQHRAYQEEGGEAC
- a CDS encoding DUF790 family protein codes for the protein MLTRELLLFRTRDAKLRPSFVRRDDPGLLALAGELIASVEAGRGHSRDEVEEALALQAGAHARPKVARGLVKLLVDRMRFDEPAEGAVEARAAAFREAARVRLALPAGASVEHYEARLAALLPQPLSELREALYADLPGHRALLDWEALGSAELLDRYNLALAQGPLFDARRLTLRARAPELLRVRKVLRWLKFCRLVAEVRREGEDWVLEVEGPGAMLSLQKKYGLQLASFLSVVPVLARWQLTAAIETPRRRVTLVLDEKDPLVSPHGSALGHIPPEVASLAEGFEDAEWELDLLPLPRNVGATGLCVPDVTFRHRRTRREVALELFHAWHAGPLARRLEELRSRPDEGLLLGVDRALAKGPQERETLEAHPQVVLFHGFPSAKRLRARLSA
- a CDS encoding helix-turn-helix transcriptional regulator — translated: MAKKLATRLGECARAARQRLNLTQEDVAERVGIATEVYGRLERGNMLPSVPTFRKLCAVLSLSADEALGLSTEGPASWTPPAPPPEASEPAELRRLMRRARQLDRNSLRVLSLVAAHLGQKNG
- a CDS encoding response regulator, whose product is MTADATPSYLFVDEDPLQLSALRRLLRDVPGTKRSATSAEEALRMAEEEPPSVVIAAYILPGMDGLSLIAALRSRTPGVLCGLHTTQLPGRDIIPPGITILLKPCPPERLRAFLLSGSGNAPK
- a CDS encoding MbtH family protein; protein product: MSDAEDTTVYKVVVNHEEQYSIWPADRELPLGWKEAGKQGRKAECLEYIKEVWTDMRPLSLRKKMEEAAKNKS